CTTCCGGGACCTACAGAGCTAAACTTTCGTCAAAATTATATTGCGATAAGACTGGCAGATACCTACCTGATGGAAGCAGAAGCACTAGGAGGCGCCGGAGGAAGAGCTCAGGCATTATTGGATGCGGTAAGAGCTAGAGTAGGCCTTGCATCAGTTCCTGTTTCTATCCAGGCGATCAAAGATGAAAGAAGAAGAGAATTGGCGGGAGAAGGTCACAGATGGTTTGATTTGGTTCGATGGGGTGATGCATCAGCAAAATTGGGATCAAGAGGATTTATAACTGGTAAGAACGAAATTCTGCCTATTCCTTTCAATGAAATGCAAAATACAGCTTTAATCCAAAACCCAGGTTACTAACACATGAAGTTTCACAACTTATATAGTTTCTTTAGAGGTGCCGCACTACTTAGTGGTGTGGCCCTTTTTCCTTTATCATGCACATCAGTTGCTTCTGATAAGGGAAATGAAGTCCAGTATTGGCTTACAAAAGGCGATGAAAGCGTAAAATTACAATTGCAGGCTCCGGTTAAATTTACAAATATTTCCAACAACCTTCAGAATATTGAAATAGATGATCATCAGAAGTTTCAATATGTTGATGGCTTCGGATATACATTAACAGGAGGAAGTGTAGAAGTGATCAACACATTGTCACCAGCCAAAAGAAAAGCGTTACTTAGAGAACTTTTTGGGAATGATAAAAACTCAATCTCTATCAGCTATTTAAGATTAAGCATTGGAGCTTCTGATCTTGACGGTGAAGTGTTTTCATATGATGACCTGCCTGAAGGACAAACTGATGCCTCACTATCAAAATTCAGTTTAGAAAAAGATAAAGCTCTGATTTCGATGCTGAAAGAGATTTTAGCGATCAATCCAGATATCAAAATCATTGCAGCGCCTTGGTCAGCACCTGTCTGGATGAAAGACAATGGTAAATCCAAAGGCGGAAGCTTAAAACCTGAGTTCTACGGAACATACGCCAATTATTTTGTAAAGTATATTCAGGGAATGAAAAAAGAAGGCATTATCATCGATGCAGTCACTCCTCAGAATGAACCTTTACATCCGGGTAATAATCCTAGTCTTTATATGCCTTCTGCGCAACAGGGAGATTTTATTAAAAATCACTTAGGACCTGTTTTTAAAACAAATAATATCAGAACAAAGATTGTTGTATACGATCACAACTGCAACAAGCCTGAATACGCGATTGATATTTTGAAAGATGCCAAAGCCAATCAGTATATAGACGGATCTGCATTTCATTTATATGAAGGGGAAATATCAGCATTAAGTACTGTTCATAATGCTTTCCCGGATAAGAACTTATATTTCACAGAACAATGGACAGGCTCAAAAGGAACCTTTCAGGAAGATCTGAACTGGCATACCAAAAACGTAATCATTGGTTCAATGAGGAACTGGAGTAAAACTGCTTTAGAATGGAATCTGGCCAATGATTCAAAATACGGACCTCACACAGACGGTGGTTGTACTGAATGTAAAGGGGCTGTCACCATTTCAGACAGTGAAAACTTCACAAGAAATGTTGCTTATTATATTATTGCCCACGCTTCTAAGTTTGTACCTGCCGGCTCCCAGCGTATTGCCTCTTCACAAACTGGAAATCTTTCAACAGCTGCTTTTAAGACTCAATCTGGGAAAATAATAGTAATTGTTCAGAACGATAATAAAGCAGATGAGAATTTTAATATTAAATTTGCCGGAAAAACCGCTGTAGTAAGAATTTCAGGACATTCGGCAGCAACTTATATTTTTTAAACTTTTGATATGAAAAGAGCATATTTTTTACTCGCATTTTCAACATTTGGTATGAATGCCTACGGACAAAAAAC
This genomic window from Chryseobacterium sp. MEBOG06 contains:
- a CDS encoding glycoside hydrolase family 30 protein: MKFHNLYSFFRGAALLSGVALFPLSCTSVASDKGNEVQYWLTKGDESVKLQLQAPVKFTNISNNLQNIEIDDHQKFQYVDGFGYTLTGGSVEVINTLSPAKRKALLRELFGNDKNSISISYLRLSIGASDLDGEVFSYDDLPEGQTDASLSKFSLEKDKALISMLKEILAINPDIKIIAAPWSAPVWMKDNGKSKGGSLKPEFYGTYANYFVKYIQGMKKEGIIIDAVTPQNEPLHPGNNPSLYMPSAQQGDFIKNHLGPVFKTNNIRTKIVVYDHNCNKPEYAIDILKDAKANQYIDGSAFHLYEGEISALSTVHNAFPDKNLYFTEQWTGSKGTFQEDLNWHTKNVIIGSMRNWSKTALEWNLANDSKYGPHTDGGCTECKGAVTISDSENFTRNVAYYIIAHASKFVPAGSQRIASSQTGNLSTAAFKTQSGKIIVIVQNDNKADENFNIKFAGKTAVVRISGHSAATYIF